From the Exiguobacterium aurantiacum genome, one window contains:
- a CDS encoding M42 family metallopeptidase: protein MEQKTRDLFKTLTELPGAPGFESEVRQFVRDRITPHVDEVMTDGIGSIFGKRVGDEAGPRIMVAGHMDEVAFMVTRITENGMLYIQPLGGWWSQVLMAQRFDIVTNDGLIPGVVASTPPHLLGPDAMSKPMDMKQMFIDIGADTKEEAESWGVRPGLPAVPTSDFTPLKHPKKIMAKAWDNRYGVGLAVELLEETTKADHPNILFSGATVQEEVGLRGAQTAAEMIRPDVALVLDASPANDASGNKTEFGQLGEGALIRILDRVMVMSPEMRDFLLDTASDENIKTQYFVSPGGTDAGRIHMSGEGVPTAVIGVAARYIHTHASILHTDDYDAAKALLKALVKRLDRSTMETLRASR, encoded by the coding sequence ATGGAACAAAAAACGAGAGACTTATTCAAGACGTTGACAGAACTTCCGGGCGCACCAGGATTCGAATCAGAGGTTCGTCAGTTTGTTCGTGACCGAATCACACCTCATGTTGATGAAGTCATGACGGATGGCATCGGCTCAATCTTCGGGAAACGGGTCGGGGACGAAGCGGGCCCACGCATCATGGTCGCTGGACATATGGACGAAGTCGCGTTCATGGTCACCCGAATCACAGAAAACGGGATGCTATACATACAGCCACTCGGTGGATGGTGGAGCCAAGTGCTCATGGCGCAACGATTTGATATCGTGACGAACGATGGATTGATTCCGGGCGTCGTCGCATCGACACCTCCGCACCTGCTCGGACCGGACGCAATGAGTAAACCGATGGACATGAAACAGATGTTTATCGACATCGGCGCCGATACGAAAGAAGAAGCCGAGTCATGGGGCGTCCGTCCGGGTCTTCCGGCTGTGCCGACAAGCGACTTCACGCCGCTCAAACATCCGAAAAAGATTATGGCTAAGGCTTGGGACAACCGCTACGGCGTTGGGCTCGCCGTCGAATTGCTCGAAGAGACGACAAAAGCCGATCATCCGAACATCTTGTTCTCGGGTGCGACTGTCCAAGAAGAAGTCGGACTCCGTGGAGCGCAAACGGCAGCCGAAATGATTCGTCCGGACGTCGCGCTCGTTCTCGACGCGTCACCGGCCAACGATGCGTCTGGCAATAAGACGGAGTTCGGCCAACTCGGGGAAGGGGCGCTCATCCGAATCCTTGACCGGGTCATGGTTATGTCTCCAGAGATGCGTGACTTCTTACTAGACACGGCATCTGACGAAAACATCAAAACGCAGTACTTCGTCTCGCCAGGTGGAACGGACGCAGGCCGCATCCACATGAGCGGGGAAGGGGTCCCGACGGCCGTGATCGGTGTCGCGGCGCGTTACATCCATACACACGCCTCGATTCTGCATACGGACGACTATGATGCGGCGAAAGCGCTACTCAAAGCGCTTGTCAAACGACTCGATCGTTCGACGATGGAGACGCTTCGAGCTTCACGCTAA
- a CDS encoding PTS transporter subunit IIC → MFKKKGITLSPSLYFVTALSYMALGLFSTLIIGLIMKTAGGQLLETSLSGFGSALIEIGDVAISLTGPAIGIAIAYALQAPPLILFSALVVGAFGYEFGPAGSYVATLLAVEVSKLVSKSTKLDILVTPFTTIGVGYLAATYIGKYVGLFMTQLGTWIEWGTEQQPLFMGVVVATLMGLALTAPISSAAIALMLGLSGIAAGAATVGCAAQMVGFAITSYRDNGIGGAIAQGIGTSMLQVGNIVKNPWILLPPTVAGAVLAPIAILLFELESVAAGAGMGTSGLVGPIVMLETMGFSWHMFIVVLGFLIVGPAVLSYAVYQVLVRMNRIRPNDMKIEY, encoded by the coding sequence ATGTTTAAGAAAAAAGGGATCACGCTCAGTCCGTCGCTTTATTTTGTGACGGCACTCAGTTATATGGCACTCGGCTTATTCAGTACGCTCATCATCGGCTTGATCATGAAGACGGCGGGTGGGCAATTGCTCGAGACGAGTCTGTCCGGTTTCGGGTCGGCGCTCATCGAGATTGGTGATGTGGCGATCAGTTTGACTGGACCGGCGATCGGGATTGCCATCGCCTATGCGCTCCAAGCGCCGCCGCTCATCTTGTTCTCGGCGCTCGTCGTCGGAGCGTTCGGCTATGAGTTCGGGCCAGCCGGCAGTTATGTGGCGACGTTGCTCGCTGTCGAGGTTTCCAAACTCGTCTCGAAATCGACGAAACTTGATATTTTGGTCACACCGTTCACGACCATTGGCGTCGGTTATTTGGCTGCAACCTATATCGGTAAGTATGTCGGCTTGTTCATGACGCAGCTCGGGACGTGGATCGAGTGGGGCACGGAACAACAGCCTTTGTTCATGGGCGTCGTCGTCGCGACACTGATGGGACTCGCGCTCACGGCACCGATCTCGAGTGCGGCCATCGCGCTCATGCTCGGCTTGAGCGGCATCGCAGCAGGCGCGGCGACGGTCGGCTGCGCCGCCCAGATGGTTGGCTTTGCGATCACGAGTTATCGGGACAACGGCATCGGCGGTGCGATCGCCCAAGGGATTGGTACTTCGATGCTTCAAGTCGGCAATATCGTGAAGAATCCTTGGATCTTGTTGCCGCCGACGGTAGCGGGGGCGGTGCTCGCCCCGATCGCGATTCTGTTGTTTGAGCTCGAAAGCGTCGCGGCTGGTGCCGGGATGGGGACGAGCGGACTCGTCGGTCCGATCGTCATGCTCGAGACGATGGGCTTCAGTTGGCACATGTTCATCGTTGTGCTCGGCTTTTTGATTGTCGGTCCGGCAGTGCTCAGTTATGCGGTCTATCAAGTGTTGGTCCGGATGAACCGGATTCGACCGAACGACATGAAAATCGAATATTGA
- a CDS encoding thioredoxin family protein produces MKQLTTMNEYTEAKQGKSILMFSATWCGDCRFLDPFMPEIEAKFEDWTFYYVDRDEWMELAQELDIFGIPSFVAFNGGQEVDRYVGRERKTPEQVEAFLHGLG; encoded by the coding sequence ATGAAACAATTGACAACAATGAACGAGTATACAGAAGCAAAACAAGGAAAGAGCATCTTGATGTTCTCAGCAACGTGGTGCGGCGATTGCCGTTTCCTCGATCCATTCATGCCAGAAATCGAAGCGAAGTTTGAAGATTGGACGTTCTATTATGTCGATCGCGACGAATGGATGGAGCTCGCGCAAGAGCTCGACATTTTTGGGATTCCAAGTTTCGTCGCTTTCAACGGTGGGCAAGAGGTCGACCGCTATGTCGGGCGCGAACGGAAGACGCCAGAGCAAGTCGAAGCCTTCCTTCATGGGTTAGGGTGA
- a CDS encoding DUF1444 family protein translates to MERNELRRHLESKFSDGYRTSYDRENEVLRIERATDRFGVNIRLAPLVAKTKVRGQIAVDEVVDYIKTALTADDAVTLAGNEANLYPVIRSASFSTETKRGETLAMTPHTAETAIFYALDLGNGYRLIEERHLGGMTLERLDELARDNVKKLPTDLKEDTVAGNTFYFLAARDGYEASRLLNDDFLRVMERRIEGDMLVGVPHQDVMIIADIRNDQGYDAMQQLMFDFFTNGRIPVTALSFHYEAGVLEPIFIVGKKNPPTDA, encoded by the coding sequence ATGGAACGGAATGAATTACGTCGTCATCTCGAAAGTAAGTTCTCCGACGGATACCGCACCTCGTACGACCGCGAGAATGAGGTGTTGCGCATCGAACGGGCGACCGATCGCTTCGGCGTCAACATCCGTCTCGCCCCACTCGTGGCGAAAACTAAAGTCCGGGGGCAAATCGCCGTCGATGAGGTCGTCGACTATATCAAGACGGCACTCACAGCCGATGATGCCGTCACATTAGCAGGCAATGAGGCCAATCTTTATCCTGTCATCCGTTCCGCTTCGTTCTCGACCGAGACGAAACGGGGTGAGACGTTGGCGATGACGCCGCATACGGCGGAGACGGCCATCTTTTACGCCCTCGACTTGGGTAACGGCTATCGGTTGATTGAAGAGCGGCATTTGGGCGGGATGACGCTCGAACGGCTTGATGAGCTAGCACGGGATAACGTCAAAAAATTACCGACCGATTTAAAAGAAGATACCGTTGCCGGCAACACGTTCTATTTCTTGGCGGCGCGCGACGGCTATGAGGCGTCACGCCTCTTGAACGACGATTTTTTACGGGTCATGGAACGCCGCATCGAAGGCGATATGCTCGTCGGGGTGCCGCACCAGGACGTGATGATCATTGCGGACATCCGCAACGACCAAGGTTATGATGCGATGCAACAGCTTATGTTCGACTTTTTCACGAATGGACGGATTCCGGTGACGGCTCTTTCTTTCCATTATGAAGCTGGCGTACTCGAGCCAATTTTCATTGTTGGAAAAAAGAACCCACCAACCGACGCATAA
- the ytpR gene encoding YtpR family tRNA-binding protein has translation MNAFYNREGIGDVLMVLLREGDRHHQVVERKDDVAIVKSTTGKVNGYNVFNASNYFDVSAWHGPVELTAELIETLGVILRKQNIEAELSGVDFTPKFVVGYVKEAEKHPDADKLSICQVETDQGMVQIVCGAPNVAAGQKVVVAKPGAVMPSGLIIRPSKLRGESSHGMICSARELNLPDAPQEKGILVLDDEYEVGKAFEIGR, from the coding sequence ATCAATGCTTTTTATAACCGTGAAGGAATCGGCGATGTCCTCATGGTCTTGTTAAGAGAAGGTGATCGCCATCATCAGGTCGTTGAACGGAAAGACGATGTCGCCATCGTTAAATCGACGACAGGGAAAGTCAATGGCTATAACGTGTTCAATGCGAGTAACTATTTTGATGTCAGCGCTTGGCATGGTCCTGTCGAATTGACGGCCGAATTGATTGAGACGCTCGGCGTCATCTTGCGCAAACAAAATATCGAAGCCGAATTGTCGGGTGTGGACTTCACCCCGAAATTCGTCGTCGGCTATGTGAAAGAAGCCGAGAAGCACCCGGATGCCGATAAACTTTCGATTTGCCAGGTCGAGACCGACCAAGGTATGGTCCAAATCGTCTGTGGCGCACCGAACGTCGCGGCCGGCCAAAAAGTCGTCGTCGCGAAACCGGGAGCGGTCATGCCATCAGGGTTGATCATTCGTCCGTCTAAATTACGTGGTGAGAGCTCACACGGCATGATTTGTTCGGCCCGTGAATTAAACTTGCCTGATGCACCGCAAGAAAAAGGGATTCTCGTATTAGATGACGAATATGAAGTAGGTAAAGCATTTGAAATCGGTCGCTAA
- the murC gene encoding UDP-N-acetylmuramate--L-alanine ligase, translated as MNRYHFVGIKGTGMSPLAQILNDMNNEVRGSDVDKAFFTEEALNRKGIEILPFDPENITEGQIVVQGNAFTDDHPEVVRARELGLTIYKYYEFLGELADHYTSVAITGSHGKTSTTGLLAHVMRGIEPTSFLIGDGTGEGVEDSKNFVFEACEYKRHFLYYRPDYAIMTNIDFDHSDYFSGLDDVIDAFQEMAKQVKKGIIACGDDENLQHIQANVPIVYYGFGAHNDFRAENVNSTDNGTTFDVYLRDDFYGTFRIPGYGNHSVLNALAVIATCDYENLPKELVKDRLETFNGVKRRFSESTLGNQVLVDDYAHHPREISATVEAARKKYGGREVVAIFQPHTYTRLKSFMDDFAAALAEADAVYLCDIFGSAREQEGTVTIEDLQSRIEGANVLKRGGVSVLSQHTDAVLLFMGAGDIQTYQREYEDHVQLEA; from the coding sequence ATGAACCGTTATCACTTCGTCGGAATTAAAGGAACGGGCATGAGTCCTTTAGCTCAAATTTTAAATGACATGAACAATGAGGTCCGAGGTTCGGACGTTGACAAAGCATTTTTTACTGAAGAAGCATTGAATCGCAAAGGAATTGAAATTCTTCCGTTTGATCCTGAAAATATTACCGAAGGGCAAATCGTCGTACAGGGCAACGCCTTCACTGACGATCACCCTGAAGTCGTTCGGGCGCGCGAGCTCGGATTGACGATATACAAATACTATGAGTTTCTCGGCGAACTGGCCGACCATTACACGAGTGTCGCCATTACGGGATCTCATGGTAAGACGTCGACGACAGGCCTTTTAGCCCACGTCATGCGCGGCATCGAGCCGACGTCGTTCTTGATCGGCGACGGCACAGGAGAAGGGGTCGAAGACTCGAAAAACTTCGTCTTCGAAGCATGTGAGTACAAGCGTCACTTCTTATATTACCGTCCAGACTACGCGATCATGACGAACATCGACTTTGATCACTCGGATTATTTCTCGGGTCTCGATGACGTCATCGATGCGTTCCAAGAGATGGCGAAACAAGTGAAAAAAGGCATCATCGCTTGTGGTGATGATGAAAACCTGCAACACATTCAAGCGAACGTGCCAATCGTCTATTACGGTTTTGGCGCCCATAACGACTTCCGCGCCGAGAACGTGAACTCGACGGACAACGGGACGACGTTTGACGTCTACTTACGTGACGATTTCTATGGGACGTTCCGCATTCCGGGATATGGCAACCACAGCGTCTTGAACGCCCTTGCCGTCATCGCGACATGTGACTATGAGAACTTACCGAAAGAGTTGGTCAAAGATCGTCTTGAGACGTTTAACGGCGTGAAACGTCGTTTCAGCGAATCGACGCTCGGAAACCAAGTGTTAGTGGATGATTATGCCCACCATCCACGGGAAATCAGTGCGACAGTCGAAGCGGCGCGTAAAAAATATGGCGGCCGTGAAGTTGTAGCCATCTTCCAACCACACACGTATACCCGCCTTAAATCATTCATGGATGATTTCGCTGCGGCATTAGCCGAAGCGGATGCTGTATACTTGTGCGACATCTTCGGTTCGGCTCGCGAGCAAGAAGGCACGGTCACGATTGAAGACCTGCAATCGCGCATCGAAGGCGCGAATGTCTTGAAGCGAGGCGGAGTCAGCGTCTTAAGTCAACATACAGATGCTGTTCTCCTGTTCATGGGAGCCGGAGACATCCAAACGTATCAACGTGAATATGAGGATCACGTCCAACTCGAAGCGTGA
- a CDS encoding Dps family protein — MASQGALNTLNKEVANYGLLFVKLHNYHWYISGPHFFTYHEKLEELYNLVAELYDDVAERLLMNDGEPYATMKEYLEHSTLQEGDRHADTEQMIKDVIGDFKQIRQEMQDAMENFEDGDEAIEDTFVSHIERLEKEIWMMSAALGKKTKL; from the coding sequence ATGGCAAGCCAAGGCGCATTGAACACATTGAACAAAGAGGTGGCCAACTACGGCCTCTTATTCGTCAAACTGCATAACTACCACTGGTACATTAGCGGACCTCACTTCTTCACGTATCACGAAAAGTTAGAGGAACTGTATAACCTCGTCGCTGAATTGTACGATGACGTGGCGGAGCGTCTCTTGATGAACGACGGCGAACCGTATGCGACGATGAAAGAATATCTTGAACATTCGACGTTGCAAGAAGGGGATCGTCACGCGGATACCGAGCAGATGATCAAAGACGTCATCGGTGACTTCAAACAAATCCGTCAAGAGATGCAAGACGCGATGGAAAACTTCGAAGACGGGGACGAAGCAATCGAAGACACGTTCGTGTCTCACATCGAACGCCTCGAGAAAGAGATTTGGATGATGTCGGCAGCGCTCGGCAAAAAGACCAAACTGTAA
- a CDS encoding aminopeptidase, with translation MRDPRITQLADGLINYSVELKQGERVLIENFGVEESLVEALVEKAYEAGGHPFVLLKESRILRKLYTGASREQLELMADIERKQMQAMDAYIGLRAGDNINELSDVPAEQQKLVGATIGKMHTEDRVKGTKWVVLRYPSPSMAQLAGKSTEAFEDFYFNVCTLDYGKMDRAMDALVTLMNETDRVTIKGPGTDLTFSIKDIPAIKCSGQMNIPDGEVFTAPVKDSINGVITYNTPSPYHGFTFENVSLTFQDGKIVDATANDTDRINEVFNTDEGARYVGEFAIGVNPYIQHPMKDILFDEKIDGSFHFTPGQAYDDAYNGNDSSIHWDLVNIQRPDYGGGEIWFDDVLIRKDGRFVVDSLLPLNPENLK, from the coding sequence ATGAGAGATCCAAGAATCACACAACTCGCCGACGGATTAATCAATTATTCAGTTGAGTTGAAGCAAGGGGAACGCGTTCTAATCGAAAATTTCGGTGTCGAGGAGTCGCTCGTCGAAGCGCTTGTCGAGAAAGCGTACGAAGCCGGGGGGCATCCGTTCGTCTTGTTGAAAGAGAGCCGTATTTTGCGCAAGCTCTACACAGGGGCGAGCCGGGAGCAGCTCGAGCTCATGGCCGACATCGAGCGCAAACAGATGCAGGCGATGGACGCCTATATCGGACTTCGGGCCGGTGATAACATTAACGAGCTATCGGACGTTCCGGCCGAACAACAAAAACTCGTCGGGGCCACGATCGGCAAAATGCATACCGAGGACCGCGTCAAAGGTACGAAATGGGTCGTACTCCGTTACCCGTCGCCATCGATGGCGCAACTCGCCGGTAAATCGACCGAGGCATTCGAGGATTTCTATTTCAACGTCTGTACACTCGACTATGGGAAGATGGACCGGGCCATGGACGCACTCGTCACGCTAATGAACGAGACCGACCGTGTCACCATCAAAGGCCCGGGAACGGACCTCACCTTCTCAATCAAGGACATCCCGGCCATTAAGTGCTCGGGTCAAATGAACATCCCGGACGGTGAAGTGTTCACAGCGCCGGTTAAAGACTCGATCAACGGCGTCATCACCTATAACACACCGTCTCCGTATCACGGCTTCACGTTCGAGAACGTGTCGTTGACGTTCCAAGATGGAAAAATCGTCGACGCTACGGCAAACGATACAGACCGGATCAATGAAGTGTTCAACACGGATGAAGGCGCACGCTATGTCGGCGAATTCGCCATCGGCGTCAACCCGTACATCCAGCACCCGATGAAAGATATCTTGTTCGACGAGAAAATCGACGGCAGCTTCCATTTCACACCGGGTCAGGCTTACGATGATGCCTATAACGGGAACGACTCTTCAATCCACTGGGATCTCGTCAATATCCAACGCCCTGATTACGGCGGCGGCGAGATTTGGTTCGATGACGTCTTGATTCGCAAAGACGGACGTTTTGTCGTCGATTCGCTCTTGCCACTCAATCCAGAAAACTTAAAATAA
- a CDS encoding DUF948 domain-containing protein — MEITLGGIAGLIAALAFVVLVFFLARVLSNVNRTLGSVANTTENLERQLDGITMEVTALLHKTNRLVDNVEEKTELLAPVAHALDELGTSLNEVTESVRTVSSSVHVAADENKDQIAQAVRWGSVAVELFKKNKPETSSDERPSRRRGRRDRKQEQEPTTVSPGLIATDDTIKS, encoded by the coding sequence ATGGAAATCACATTAGGAGGCATTGCAGGGCTCATCGCGGCACTCGCATTTGTCGTACTCGTATTTTTCTTGGCACGCGTCTTGTCGAACGTCAATCGGACACTCGGTAGCGTCGCCAACACAACGGAAAACTTAGAACGTCAATTAGACGGAATTACAATGGAAGTGACGGCGCTCTTACATAAGACGAACCGTCTCGTAGATAACGTCGAAGAGAAAACAGAATTGCTCGCACCGGTGGCTCACGCGCTTGATGAGCTTGGCACGTCACTTAACGAAGTGACAGAATCGGTACGAACGGTTTCTTCTTCTGTTCACGTGGCAGCAGATGAAAATAAAGACCAAATCGCCCAAGCGGTACGTTGGGGATCTGTCGCTGTAGAATTATTTAAGAAAAATAAACCCGAAACATCTTCAGACGAACGACCATCACGTCGTCGTGGACGCCGGGACCGAAAACAAGAACAAGAACCGACAACGGTCTCACCAGGATTGATTGCGACAGACGATACAATCAAATCATAA
- a CDS encoding YtxH domain-containing protein: protein MTYDKNKTYNNEQQSSGGFLAGVVLGGVIGAAVALLTAPKSGREVRTYLDEKTATSRERLTVKSKEVREKAEPVVGEWIKVASDKAAPVLNLVKDKAREAAELKQQVDEDELSIEEAMEKADQLVAEAEAEVKEQLDRASEDQSSETKASNESTDSSKADAKFDASTEKTKSSENKSNANKANTNKANTNKSAANKQEATSSRDQSENYESDFEAPVKDLLDDESKQELKDLKNDLKNGNK from the coding sequence ATGACATACGATAAGAACAAAACATATAACAATGAGCAGCAATCGAGCGGTGGATTTTTGGCAGGTGTCGTTCTCGGTGGCGTAATCGGCGCAGCCGTGGCGCTCCTCACAGCACCGAAGAGCGGTCGTGAAGTACGTACGTACTTAGACGAGAAGACGGCGACGTCGCGTGAGCGATTGACAGTCAAATCGAAAGAAGTACGCGAAAAAGCGGAGCCGGTCGTCGGCGAATGGATCAAAGTGGCGAGCGATAAAGCAGCGCCGGTCTTGAACCTCGTCAAAGACAAAGCACGGGAAGCTGCTGAATTGAAACAACAAGTCGACGAAGACGAGTTGTCAATCGAAGAAGCGATGGAGAAAGCCGACCAACTCGTAGCCGAGGCAGAAGCTGAAGTAAAAGAGCAACTCGACCGCGCTTCAGAAGATCAGTCGAGCGAAACGAAAGCATCGAACGAATCAACTGATTCGTCGAAAGCAGATGCTAAATTTGATGCCTCAACTGAAAAAACGAAGTCATCAGAAAACAAATCGAACGCGAACAAAGCAAATACAAACAAAGCAAATACAAACAAATCGGCGGCGAACAAACAAGAAGCAACGAGCAGCCGTGATCAATCGGAAAATTATGAATCGGATTTCGAGGCCCCTGTCAAAGACTTACTCGACGATGAGTCGAAACAAGAATTGAAGGACTTGAAAAACGATCTTAAAAATGGCAACAAATAA
- a CDS encoding bifunctional 3-deoxy-7-phosphoheptulonate synthase/chorismate mutase has protein sequence MSPQDQLNRLRREMDELNREMLDLLSRRGTLAVEIGKVKRLQGVERYDPVREREMLDFVAAENPGPFETARLQHLFKEMFKASAELQGEDRDKTLLVSRKRQAEDTIVTLDDVTIGNGRPQLIAGPCAVESFEQVNAVAEKLALSGVKILRGGAYKPRTSPYDFQGLGFEGLKLLKQAADRHDLRVISEIMTPGAVESALPYVDIIQVGARNMQNFDLLKEVGKTDKPVLLKRGLSATIEEFIYAAEYIMASGNNQVILCERGIRTYERATRNTLDITAVPILKQETHLPVMVDVTHSTGRRDLLLPAAKAALAVGADGVMVEVHPNPAIALSDAQQQLDFDQFDQFVNGLTAQFPQLDLVKK, from the coding sequence ATGAGTCCACAAGATCAGTTGAATCGATTACGTCGCGAGATGGATGAGTTGAATCGTGAGATGCTCGACTTGCTCAGCCGCCGCGGCACACTTGCTGTTGAGATTGGAAAAGTAAAACGTCTGCAAGGTGTGGAGCGATACGATCCGGTACGTGAACGTGAGATGCTCGACTTTGTCGCTGCGGAGAATCCGGGTCCGTTCGAGACGGCTCGCCTGCAACATCTGTTCAAAGAGATGTTCAAGGCCTCGGCCGAGCTGCAAGGCGAAGACCGTGACAAGACGTTGCTCGTTTCGCGGAAACGCCAAGCTGAAGACACCATCGTCACGCTCGATGATGTCACAATCGGTAATGGACGTCCGCAATTGATTGCGGGACCATGCGCGGTCGAATCGTTCGAGCAAGTGAACGCCGTCGCTGAAAAACTGGCGCTGTCGGGTGTGAAAATCTTGCGCGGCGGGGCGTATAAGCCACGTACATCTCCATACGACTTCCAAGGTCTCGGCTTCGAGGGATTGAAACTGTTGAAGCAAGCGGCAGATCGTCATGACTTACGGGTCATCTCTGAAATCATGACACCTGGTGCAGTCGAATCGGCACTGCCTTATGTGGACATCATCCAGGTCGGTGCGCGCAATATGCAAAACTTCGACTTGTTAAAAGAAGTCGGGAAGACGGATAAGCCGGTGCTCTTGAAACGTGGCTTGTCGGCGACGATTGAAGAGTTCATCTATGCGGCCGAGTATATTATGGCGAGCGGCAACAACCAAGTCATCTTGTGCGAACGCGGCATTCGGACGTATGAGCGGGCGACACGCAACACGCTCGATATCACGGCTGTTCCGATTTTGAAACAAGAGACGCATTTGCCAGTCATGGTCGACGTCACGCACTCGACAGGACGACGCGACTTGTTACTGCCGGCGGCCAAAGCAGCGCTTGCAGTCGGAGCGGATGGGGTCATGGTGGAAGTCCACCCAAATCCGGCCATCGCCTTATCGGATGCCCAGCAACAACTCGATTTCGACCAATTCGATCAATTCGTGAACGGGCTAACGGCCCAGTTCCCTCAACTTGATTTGGTGAAAAAGTAA
- the ccpA gene encoding catabolite control protein A, producing MNSNNVTIYDVAREAGVSMATVSRVVNGNPNVKPTTRKKVQDAIDRLGYRPNAVARGLASKKTTTVGVIVPDISNIFFADLARGIEDVATMYKYNIILGNSDSNRDKEIHLLNTLLGKQVDGIIFMGGRLHEDLVNEFKKSPVPIVLAATLNQGYDLPAVNIDYEQAAYDATEMLIGHGHKQVGFITGPLEQQINGEKKFSGYRRALDDAGLPFRENDVVLGNYTYASGLEAMQKMLERDDCPKAIFAGTDEMALGVIHAIQDAGFSVPNDFEVVGHDNTRLATMIRPKLTTVVQPMYDIGAVAMRLLTKILNAEEVEEKNVVLPHRIERRDSVRQD from the coding sequence ATGAATAGTAACAATGTAACGATCTATGATGTCGCACGAGAAGCCGGGGTGTCGATGGCAACCGTCTCACGCGTCGTCAATGGAAACCCGAACGTCAAGCCGACGACCCGCAAGAAAGTCCAGGACGCAATCGACCGTCTCGGCTATCGCCCGAACGCCGTCGCGCGTGGACTGGCCAGCAAGAAGACGACGACGGTCGGCGTCATCGTCCCTGATATCTCGAATATCTTCTTCGCAGACCTTGCGCGCGGCATCGAGGACGTCGCAACGATGTACAAGTACAACATCATCCTCGGGAACTCGGACTCGAACCGTGACAAAGAGATTCATTTGTTGAACACATTGCTCGGAAAACAAGTCGACGGCATCATTTTCATGGGTGGTCGTCTGCACGAAGACCTCGTCAACGAGTTTAAAAAGTCACCAGTCCCAATCGTTCTCGCGGCGACACTCAACCAAGGGTATGACCTCCCTGCGGTCAACATCGATTATGAGCAAGCGGCATACGATGCGACCGAAATGTTGATTGGCCACGGTCATAAACAAGTCGGCTTCATCACAGGTCCACTCGAGCAACAAATCAATGGCGAGAAGAAATTCTCTGGTTACCGCCGTGCCCTTGACGACGCCGGACTCCCGTTCCGTGAGAATGACGTCGTCCTTGGGAATTACACGTATGCATCAGGCCTCGAGGCGATGCAGAAGATGCTCGAACGTGACGATTGCCCGAAAGCAATTTTCGCCGGTACGGATGAGATGGCACTCGGTGTCATTCACGCGATTCAAGACGCCGGTTTCTCGGTCCCGAACGATTTTGAGGTCGTCGGCCATGATAACACGCGTCTCGCTACGATGATTCGTCCGAAATTGACGACGGTCGTCCAACCGATGTATGACATCGGTGCCGTCGCGATGCGTCTCTTGACGAAAATTTTGAACGCGGAAGAAGTCGAAGAGAAGAACGTCGTCTTGCCGCACCGCATCGAACGTCGCGATTCGGTACGTCAAGACTGA